The following proteins are co-located in the Pseudomonas cavernae genome:
- a CDS encoding pyridoxal phosphate-dependent aminotransferase, with the protein MIRSKLPNVGTTIFTRMSQLAAETGALNLSQGFPDFDSPAALREAVSRHIAAGHNQYAPMSGLPGLRQQVAAKVQALYGRAADADSEVTIVPGATEAIFCAVQALIHAGDEAIVLDPCYDSYEPSVELAGGRCVHVPLALPDFSIDWQRLADAITPRTRLIFINSPHNPSGALLSRADLDRLAALIRDRDIHLISDEVYEHLVFDGVQHASVLAHEELYRRAFVVSSFGKTYHVTGWKTGYVVAPPALTAELRKIHQYVTFCGVTPLQYALADFMAEHPEHIRELPGFYQSKRDLFCDLLRGSRFRFTRAAGTYFQLADYSAIRADLNDVEMAEWLTREHGVAAIPVSVFYQSAPQDLRLVRFCFAKREETLRQAAEKLCAI; encoded by the coding sequence ATGATTCGCAGCAAACTCCCCAACGTCGGCACCACCATCTTCACCCGCATGTCCCAGCTCGCCGCCGAAACCGGCGCGCTGAACTTGTCCCAGGGCTTCCCCGACTTCGACAGCCCGGCGGCGCTGCGCGAGGCGGTGAGCCGGCATATCGCCGCCGGCCACAACCAATATGCGCCGATGAGCGGCTTGCCCGGCTTGCGCCAGCAGGTGGCGGCCAAGGTGCAGGCCTTGTATGGCCGTGCTGCCGATGCCGACAGCGAGGTGACCATAGTGCCGGGCGCCACCGAGGCGATCTTCTGTGCGGTGCAGGCACTGATCCATGCCGGCGACGAGGCCATCGTCCTCGATCCCTGCTATGACAGCTACGAACCCTCGGTGGAGTTGGCCGGCGGCCGCTGCGTGCATGTGCCGCTGGCCCTGCCGGACTTCAGCATCGACTGGCAGCGCCTGGCCGATGCCATCACCCCGCGCACCCGGCTGATCTTCATCAACTCGCCGCACAACCCCAGCGGCGCGCTGCTCAGTCGTGCCGATCTGGATCGCCTGGCGGCGCTGATCCGCGACCGCGATATCCACCTGATCAGCGACGAGGTTTACGAGCATCTGGTGTTCGATGGCGTGCAGCACGCCAGCGTGTTGGCTCACGAGGAACTGTACCGGCGCGCCTTCGTGGTCAGCTCGTTCGGCAAGACCTACCACGTCACCGGTTGGAAGACCGGCTATGTGGTGGCGCCGCCGGCGCTGACCGCCGAGCTGCGCAAGATCCACCAGTACGTGACCTTCTGTGGAGTGACGCCGCTGCAATACGCGCTGGCCGACTTCATGGCCGAGCACCCCGAGCACATCCGCGAGCTGCCGGGCTTCTACCAGAGCAAGCGCGACCTGTTTTGCGACCTGCTGCGAGGCTCGCGTTTTCGCTTCACCCGCGCCGCCGGCACCTATTTCCAGCTGGCCGATTACTCGGCGATCCGCGCCGACCTCAACGACGTCGAGATGGCCGAATGGCTGACCCGCGAGCATGGCGTGGCGGCGATTCCGGTGTCAGTCTTCTATCAGAGCGCGCCGCAGGACCTGCGCCTGGTGCGCTTCTGTTTCGCTAAGCGCGAGGAGACGCTGCGTCAGGCGGCGGAGAAACTCTGCGCGATATAG
- a CDS encoding amidohydrolase — protein MSDKSDLELALVQTTLTWHDPAANHAHFHVLLEQARGADLIVLPEMFTTGFSMDSAALAEPEDGPTYAWLREQARRLDAVVTGSIIIQAADGSHRNRLLWARPDGEVLHYDKRHLFRMAGEHKHYTPGERQVLLEVKGWRVRPLICYDLRFPVWSRDPHDTDLLLYTANWPAARRHHWNRLLPARAIENLCYVAAVNRVGTDGKGYPYSGDSQVLDFQGETLLNAGEGDGVFRICLEARGLTDYRERFPAHLDADGFTLKP, from the coding sequence ATGAGCGACAAATCTGACCTCGAACTGGCCTTGGTGCAGACCACCCTGACCTGGCACGATCCGGCGGCCAACCACGCGCACTTCCATGTGCTGCTCGAGCAGGCGCGCGGCGCCGATCTGATCGTTCTACCGGAAATGTTCACCACCGGCTTTTCCATGGATTCGGCGGCCCTGGCCGAGCCGGAGGATGGGCCGACCTATGCCTGGTTGCGCGAACAGGCGCGCCGGCTCGATGCGGTGGTGACCGGCAGCATCATCATCCAGGCCGCCGATGGCAGCCATCGCAACCGCCTGCTGTGGGCGCGCCCGGATGGCGAAGTGCTGCACTACGATAAGCGCCACCTGTTCCGCATGGCCGGTGAGCACAAGCATTACACCCCGGGTGAGCGCCAGGTGCTGCTGGAGGTCAAGGGTTGGCGGGTGCGCCCGCTGATCTGCTACGACTTGCGCTTTCCAGTGTGGAGCCGCGATCCGCACGATACCGACCTGCTCTTATACACCGCCAACTGGCCGGCCGCGCGCCGCCATCACTGGAACAGGCTGCTGCCTGCGCGGGCGATCGAGAACCTCTGTTATGTGGCGGCGGTGAACCGGGTCGGCACCGATGGCAAGGGCTATCCCTATAGCGGCGACAGCCAGGTGCTGGATTTCCAGGGCGAGACCCTGCTGAACGCCGGCGAGGGCGACGGGGTGTTCCGCATTTGCCTCGAAGCGCGGGGACTGACGGACTATCGCGAGCGTTTCCCGGCGCACCTCGACGCCGACGGCTTCACGCTGAAACCGTAG
- the leuA gene encoding 2-isopropylmalate synthase has translation MSMLNDPSTKYRAFPAINLPDRTWPSKTITEVPIWCSSDLRDGNQSLIEPMDAEKKMRFFKTLVQVGVKEIEVAFPSASQTDFDFVRELIEGNHIPDDTTIQVLTQARDDLITRTFESLKGAKKAIVHVYNATAPSFRRIVFNQDKQGVVDIAVNAAKLIKKLAAQQPETQWTFQYSPEIFTSTELEFAVQVCDAVLNVWQPTPQNKVILNLPATVEVSTPNIYADQIEWFGRHISRRDSVIISLHTHNDRGTGVAATELGLMAGADRVEGCLFGNGERTGNVDLVTVALNMYTQGLHPQLDFSDIDGVRKVVEECNQLPVHPRHPYVGDLVHTAFSGSHQDAIRKGFAQQKDDGIWEVPYLPIDPADIGRSYEAVIRVNSQSGKGGITFLLEQEYGISLPRRTQIEFSQVVQRETDRLGLEMSAKQIYELLENEYLKATAPYALKGHRLQEENGTSAVDIEVSVQGETQHWRGMGNGPLEALVASLPEKVEIMDYSEHSIGAGTNAKAAAYIELRVDGGRALHGIGIDENITTASFRALFSALNRALSQGEAQAA, from the coding sequence ATGAGCATGTTGAACGACCCGTCGACCAAATACCGCGCCTTCCCGGCCATCAACCTGCCGGACCGCACCTGGCCATCGAAGACCATCACCGAAGTGCCGATCTGGTGCAGCTCCGACCTGCGTGATGGCAACCAGTCGCTGATCGAGCCGATGGATGCCGAAAAGAAGATGCGCTTCTTCAAGACCCTGGTGCAGGTGGGTGTGAAGGAAATCGAGGTGGCCTTCCCATCCGCATCGCAGACCGACTTCGATTTCGTCCGCGAGCTGATCGAAGGCAACCATATCCCCGACGACACCACCATCCAGGTGCTGACCCAGGCCCGTGACGACCTGATCACCCGTACCTTCGAGTCGCTGAAAGGCGCCAAGAAGGCCATCGTTCACGTCTACAACGCCACCGCGCCGTCATTCCGCCGCATCGTCTTCAACCAGGACAAGCAGGGCGTGGTCGATATCGCGGTGAACGCCGCCAAGCTGATCAAGAAGCTCGCCGCGCAGCAGCCGGAAACCCAGTGGACCTTCCAGTACTCGCCGGAAATCTTCACCTCCACCGAGCTGGAGTTCGCCGTGCAGGTCTGCGACGCCGTGCTCAACGTCTGGCAACCGACCCCGCAGAACAAGGTAATCCTCAACCTGCCGGCGACCGTGGAAGTTTCCACGCCGAATATCTACGCCGACCAGATCGAGTGGTTCGGTCGCCATATCAGCCGCCGCGACAGCGTGATCATCAGCCTGCACACCCACAACGACCGTGGCACCGGCGTGGCCGCCACAGAATTGGGCCTGATGGCCGGCGCCGACCGTGTCGAGGGCTGCCTGTTCGGTAACGGCGAGCGCACCGGCAACGTCGACTTGGTGACCGTCGCTTTGAACATGTACACCCAGGGCCTGCACCCGCAACTGGACTTCTCCGACATCGACGGCGTACGCAAGGTGGTCGAGGAATGCAACCAGCTGCCGGTACATCCGCGTCATCCGTACGTCGGCGACTTGGTGCACACCGCCTTCTCCGGCTCGCACCAGGATGCGATCCGCAAGGGCTTCGCCCAGCAGAAAGACGATGGCATCTGGGAAGTGCCGTACCTGCCGATCGACCCGGCCGACATCGGCCGCAGCTACGAGGCGGTGATCCGCGTCAACAGCCAGTCCGGCAAGGGCGGCATCACCTTCCTGCTCGAACAGGAATACGGCATCAGCCTGCCGCGGCGCACGCAGATCGAGTTCAGCCAGGTGGTCCAGCGCGAAACCGACCGTCTCGGCCTGGAAATGAGCGCCAAGCAGATCTACGAATTGCTGGAGAACGAGTACCTGAAGGCCACCGCGCCGTACGCCCTGAAGGGGCATCGCCTGCAGGAAGAGAACGGCACTAGCGCGGTGGATATCGAAGTCAGTGTCCAGGGTGAAACCCAGCACTGGCGCGGCATGGGCAACGGTCCGCTGGAAGCACTGGTGGCCAGCCTGCCGGAGAAAGTCGAGATCATGGACTACTCCGAGCATTCCATCGGCGCCGGCACCAATGCCAAGGCCGCGGCCTACATCGAGCTGCGCGTCGACGGCGGTCGTGCCCTGCACGGCATTGGCATCGACGAAAACATCACCACGGCGAGTTTCCGCGCCCTGTTCAGCGCGCTGAACCGCGCCCTCAGCCAGGGCGAGGCGCAAGCCGCCTAA
- a CDS encoding peptidoglycan DD-metalloendopeptidase family protein encodes MRLFAALLLCLVLPAHAEGFLSRLLNQPVPGGVAVLPLGSDQAAPQARYQDKPVLVVKEDGQRWIAIVGIPLTIKPGQQQLAVDSASGRQQLSFMVKAKHYPEQHIRLANQRQVNPLPADLKRIERELAEQTRAYQTFSPATPSNLLFDKPVSGPLSSRFGVRRFFNGEERNPHAGLDFAVPAGTPVKAPAAGKVILIGNYFFNGRTVFVDHGQGLISMFCHLSKVDVRLGQQLPRGTVLGRVGATGRATGPHMHWNVSLNDARVDPAIFIGAFQP; translated from the coding sequence ATGCGCCTGTTCGCCGCCCTGTTGCTCTGCCTCGTCCTGCCCGCCCACGCCGAAGGCTTTCTCAGCCGCCTGCTGAACCAGCCGGTGCCGGGCGGCGTCGCCGTGCTGCCGCTTGGCAGCGACCAAGCCGCGCCCCAGGCGCGCTATCAGGACAAGCCGGTGCTGGTGGTCAAGGAAGACGGCCAGCGCTGGATCGCCATCGTCGGCATTCCGCTCACGATCAAACCCGGTCAGCAACAGCTGGCGGTCGACTCGGCGAGTGGACGCCAGCAGCTGAGCTTCATGGTCAAAGCGAAGCACTACCCGGAGCAGCACATCCGCCTGGCCAACCAGCGCCAGGTCAACCCGCTGCCCGCAGACCTCAAGCGCATCGAACGCGAACTGGCCGAGCAGACCCGCGCCTACCAAACCTTCAGCCCCGCCACGCCAAGCAATCTACTGTTCGACAAACCGGTCAGCGGCCCGCTGTCCAGCCGCTTCGGCGTGCGCCGTTTCTTCAACGGCGAGGAGCGTAACCCGCACGCCGGGCTGGACTTCGCCGTGCCGGCCGGCACGCCAGTCAAGGCGCCGGCCGCCGGCAAGGTGATCCTGATCGGCAACTACTTCTTCAACGGCCGGACGGTGTTCGTCGACCACGGCCAGGGCCTGATCAGCATGTTCTGCCATCTGTCGAAGGTCGATGTGCGACTCGGCCAGCAACTGCCGCGCGGCACCGTGCTCGGCCGCGTCGGCGCCACCGGCCGCGCCACCGGGCCGCACATGCACTGGAACGTCAGCCTCAACGACGCCCGGGTCGATCCGGCGATCTTTATCGGCGCGTTCCAGCCCTAA
- the xseA gene encoding exodeoxyribonuclease VII large subunit translates to MRKDSFERLGLEREVLTVSQLNGRARVLLEDVFAQVWVEGEISNLARPASGHIYFTLKDSQAQVRCALFRQNATRVRQALRDGLAVRVRGKVSLFEGRGDYQLILDSVEPAGDGALRLAFEALKDKLAAEGLFAAERKRALPAHPRHIGIVSSPTGAVIRDIISVFRRRAPQVRLTLIPTAVQGREATAQIVRALQLADARGFDALILARGGGSLEDLWCFNEEAVARAVAACKTPIVSAVGHETDVSISDFVADVRAPTPSAAAELLAPDSGDLQQRLDGLHRRLRLRIQDRLARERLRLEGLSRRLRHPGERLRQHAQRLDDLDMRLRRAFERQHSQRRELLMRLDSRLAAQHPGRLLALLRQRLDSLGERLPRAMREGLKARRLQLHSQMQTLHVVSPLATLGRGYSILLDERGQAIRRAAQTRPGQKLTAKLGEGELDVRVEDNHLAPVTLSLLD, encoded by the coding sequence ATGCGCAAGGACTCCTTTGAAAGACTCGGCCTCGAACGCGAGGTCCTCACCGTCAGCCAGCTCAACGGCCGTGCCCGCGTGCTGCTGGAGGACGTGTTCGCCCAGGTGTGGGTCGAAGGCGAGATCTCCAACCTCGCCCGCCCCGCCTCCGGGCACATCTATTTCACCTTGAAGGACAGCCAGGCCCAGGTGCGCTGCGCGCTGTTCCGGCAGAACGCCACCCGCGTACGCCAGGCCCTGAGAGACGGCCTGGCCGTGCGCGTGCGCGGCAAGGTCTCGTTGTTCGAGGGCCGCGGCGACTACCAGCTGATTCTCGACAGTGTCGAACCCGCCGGCGACGGCGCCCTGCGCCTGGCGTTCGAGGCGCTGAAGGACAAACTCGCCGCCGAGGGCCTGTTCGCCGCCGAGCGCAAGCGCGCCCTGCCCGCCCATCCACGACATATCGGCATCGTCAGCTCGCCGACCGGCGCGGTGATCCGCGACATCATCAGCGTGTTCCGCCGCCGCGCCCCGCAGGTGCGCCTGACCCTGATCCCCACCGCCGTGCAGGGCCGCGAGGCCACGGCGCAGATCGTCCGCGCCCTGCAACTGGCCGACGCGCGTGGCTTCGATGCGCTGATCCTGGCCCGCGGCGGCGGCTCGCTGGAGGACCTCTGGTGCTTCAACGAGGAAGCCGTGGCCCGTGCCGTGGCCGCCTGTAAGACGCCGATCGTCAGCGCCGTCGGCCATGAAACCGACGTGTCAATCAGCGACTTCGTCGCCGACGTGCGCGCGCCGACGCCCTCCGCCGCCGCCGAACTGCTGGCGCCGGACAGCGGCGACCTGCAGCAACGCCTGGACGGCCTGCACCGCCGCCTGCGGCTGCGCATTCAGGACCGCCTGGCCCGCGAGCGCCTGCGCCTGGAGGGCCTGAGCCGCCGCCTGCGTCACCCCGGCGAGCGCCTGCGCCAGCACGCGCAGCGCCTCGACGATCTGGACATGCGTCTGCGCCGCGCCTTCGAGCGCCAGCACAGCCAGCGCCGCGAACTGTTGATGCGCCTCGACAGCCGCCTCGCCGCCCAGCATCCGGGGCGCCTCCTCGCCCTCCTGCGCCAGCGCCTCGACAGCCTCGGCGAACGCCTGCCGCGGGCCATGCGCGAAGGCCTCAAGGCGCGCCGATTGCAGCTGCACAGCCAGATGCAGACGCTACACGTGGTCAGCCCGCTGGCGACCCTCGGACGTGGCTACAGCATCCTTCTCGATGAACGCGGCCAGGCGATCCGCCGCGCCGCCCAGACCCGCCCCGGGCAGAAGCTCACCGCCAAGCTCGGCGAAGGCGAGCTGGACGTGCGCGTCGAAGACAACCATCTGGCGCCGGTGACTCTTTCTCTGCTGGATTAA
- a CDS encoding sugar ABC transporter ATPase, with amino-acid sequence MSQQQSIIVPQISTFPGHEAKARAILRWLVQQAIVQPQLSHCGRGGDGLGYGIAVGASKVMHVPAGAAVADYLPFGQACNGLEVVTKRCIFTPMQGFDGLARCPECRTEIGEVLLDHLENWMPADTDNFICPECGHEDDINGFPFSQPCGFSNLGFIFNNWPAASFKQSFLDEFAQRLGRPIVLVQVTL; translated from the coding sequence ATGAGTCAGCAGCAGAGCATCATCGTCCCGCAAATCTCCACTTTCCCTGGGCACGAAGCCAAGGCGCGGGCCATTCTGCGCTGGCTGGTGCAGCAGGCGATCGTGCAGCCGCAGTTGAGCCATTGTGGCCGCGGGGGCGATGGGCTGGGCTATGGCATCGCCGTGGGTGCCAGCAAGGTGATGCATGTGCCGGCCGGCGCCGCAGTGGCCGACTACCTACCGTTTGGCCAGGCGTGCAATGGTCTGGAGGTCGTCACCAAGCGTTGCATCTTCACCCCGATGCAGGGCTTCGACGGTCTGGCGCGCTGCCCGGAATGCCGGACGGAGATTGGCGAGGTGCTGCTAGACCACCTGGAGAACTGGATGCCGGCGGATACCGACAACTTCATCTGCCCCGAGTGCGGGCATGAGGACGATATCAACGGTTTTCCGTTCAGCCAGCCCTGCGGATTTTCCAACCTGGGGTTCATCTTCAACAACTGGCCGGCGGCGTCGTTCAAGCAGAGCTTCCTCGACGAGTTCGCCCAGCGTCTGGGTCGGCCGATCGTGCTGGTGCAGGTCACGCTTTAG
- the guaB gene encoding IMP dehydrogenase: MLRISQEALTFDDVLLIPGYSNVLPKDVSLKTQLTRGISLNIPLVSAAMDTVTEARLAIAMAQEGGIGIIHKNMSVEQQAAEVRKVKRFEAGVVKDPITIEADATVRDLFELTRQNNISGVPVLANGDLVGIVTSRDVRFETRLDAKVHEVMTPKERLVTIKEGADKQEARELLHKHRIERVLIVDNAFNLKGMMTVNDIEKAKAYPLASKDDQGRLRVGAAVGTGADTHDRVTALVAAGVDVIIVDTAHGHSQGVIDRVRWVKQTYPQVQVIGGNIATGEAAKALAEAGADGVKVGIGPGSICTTRIVAGVGVPQISAVANVAAALAGSGIPLIADGGIRFSGDLAKAVVAGAYCVMIGSMLAGTEEAPGEVELFQGRSYKAYRGMGSLGAMAQAQGSSDRYFQDSSAGAEKLVPEGIEGRVPYKGAMSAIVHQLMGGLRASMGYTGCASVEEMRTKPEFVRITGAGMAESHVHDVQITKEAPNYRVG, from the coding sequence ATGCTGCGTATCAGTCAAGAAGCCCTAACCTTCGACGACGTTCTTCTCATCCCCGGTTACTCCAACGTTCTGCCCAAAGACGTCAGTCTCAAGACCCAGTTGACTCGCGGCATTTCGCTGAATATCCCGCTGGTTTCCGCGGCGATGGACACCGTGACCGAGGCCCGTCTGGCCATCGCCATGGCCCAGGAAGGCGGCATCGGCATCATCCACAAGAACATGAGCGTCGAGCAGCAGGCCGCCGAAGTGCGCAAGGTCAAGCGCTTCGAGGCCGGCGTGGTGAAGGACCCGATCACCATCGAAGCCGACGCCACCGTGCGCGATCTGTTCGAGCTGACCCGGCAGAACAACATTTCCGGTGTACCGGTGCTCGCCAATGGCGATCTGGTCGGCATCGTCACCTCGCGTGACGTGCGTTTCGAGACCCGCCTGGACGCCAAGGTGCATGAGGTGATGACGCCTAAAGAGCGTCTGGTCACCATCAAGGAAGGTGCCGACAAGCAAGAAGCCCGCGAGCTGCTGCACAAGCACCGCATCGAGCGGGTGCTGATCGTCGATAACGCCTTCAACCTGAAAGGCATGATGACTGTCAACGACATCGAGAAGGCCAAGGCCTATCCGCTGGCCAGCAAGGACGACCAGGGTCGCCTGCGCGTCGGTGCGGCCGTCGGTACCGGTGCCGATACCCATGATCGCGTCACCGCGCTGGTCGCCGCCGGGGTCGACGTAATCATCGTCGACACCGCCCACGGTCACTCCCAGGGCGTGATCGATCGGGTGCGCTGGGTCAAGCAGACCTATCCGCAGGTCCAGGTGATCGGCGGCAACATCGCCACCGGTGAGGCGGCCAAGGCGCTGGCCGAAGCCGGCGCGGATGGCGTCAAGGTCGGTATCGGTCCGGGCTCGATCTGCACCACGCGGATCGTCGCCGGCGTCGGTGTGCCGCAGATTTCCGCCGTCGCCAACGTCGCCGCGGCGCTGGCCGGCTCCGGCATCCCGCTGATCGCCGACGGTGGCATCCGCTTCTCCGGTGACCTGGCCAAGGCCGTGGTCGCCGGTGCCTATTGCGTGATGATCGGCTCGATGCTGGCCGGTACCGAAGAGGCGCCGGGCGAGGTCGAGCTGTTCCAGGGCCGTTCCTACAAGGCCTATCGCGGCATGGGTTCGCTGGGGGCCATGGCGCAGGCGCAGGGCTCGTCCGACCGTTACTTCCAGGACTCCTCGGCCGGCGCCGAGAAGCTGGTGCCGGAAGGCATCGAAGGCCGCGTGCCGTACAAGGGCGCGATGAGCGCCATCGTCCACCAGCTGATGGGCGGCCTGCGCGCCTCCATGGGCTACACCGGCTGCGCCAGTGTCGAAGAGATGCGCACCAAGCCGGAGTTTGTGCGCATCACCGGCGCCGGCATGGCCGAGTCGCATGTGCATGACGTGCAGATCACCAAGGAAGCCCCGAACTACCGCGTTGGTTGA
- the guaA gene encoding glutamine-hydrolyzing GMP synthase, translating to MVHHDIHAHRILILDFGSQYTQLIARRVREIGVYCELHPYDMSDEEIRAFAPRGIILAGGPESVHEANSPRAPKAVFDLGVPLLGICYGMQTMAEQLGGKVEGSNLREFGYARVDVVGKSRLLDGIEDHVDADGLFGLDVWMSHGDKVTTLPHGFHILASTPSCPIAAMADDGRGYYGVQFHPEVTHTKQGGRILSRFVLDICGCQALWTPSNIVEDAIAQVRAQVGSANVLLGLSGGVDSSVVAALLHKAIGDQLTCVFVDNGLLRLHEGEQVMAMFAENMGVKVIRANAEEQFLGNLAGVSDPEQKRKIIGRTFIDVFDAEASKLENIKFLAQGTIYPDVIESAGAKSGKAHVIKSHHNVGGLPEDMNLKLVEPLRELFKDEVRKLGLELGLPYDMVYRHPFPGPGLGVRILGEVKKEYADLLRRADHIFIEELHKADWYHKTSQAFVVFQPVKSVGVVGDGRRYAWVVALRAVETVDFMTARWAHLPYELLETVSGRIINEIDGISRVTYDVSSKPPATIEWE from the coding sequence ATGGTTCATCACGACATCCACGCCCACCGCATCCTGATCCTCGACTTCGGTTCCCAGTACACCCAGCTGATCGCCCGCCGTGTGCGCGAGATTGGCGTGTATTGCGAGCTGCACCCGTACGACATGAGCGACGAAGAGATCCGCGCCTTCGCCCCGCGCGGGATCATCCTCGCCGGTGGTCCGGAATCGGTGCACGAGGCCAATAGCCCGCGCGCGCCGAAGGCGGTGTTCGATCTCGGCGTGCCGCTGCTGGGCATCTGCTACGGGATGCAGACCATGGCCGAGCAATTGGGCGGCAAGGTCGAAGGCTCCAATTTGCGTGAGTTCGGCTATGCCCGCGTCGATGTGGTCGGCAAGTCGCGCCTGCTCGACGGCATCGAAGACCACGTCGACGCCGACGGCCTGTTCGGCCTCGACGTGTGGATGAGCCACGGCGACAAGGTCACCACCTTGCCGCACGGCTTCCACATCCTCGCCAGCACCCCGAGCTGCCCGATCGCCGCAATGGCCGACGACGGGCGCGGCTACTACGGCGTGCAGTTCCACCCGGAAGTGACCCACACCAAGCAGGGCGGGCGCATCCTTTCGCGCTTCGTGCTGGATATCTGCGGCTGCCAGGCGCTGTGGACTCCGTCCAACATCGTCGAAGACGCCATTGCCCAGGTGCGCGCTCAGGTTGGTTCGGCCAACGTCCTGCTCGGCCTGTCCGGCGGCGTCGACTCCTCGGTGGTCGCGGCGCTGCTGCACAAGGCGATCGGCGACCAGCTGACCTGCGTGTTCGTCGACAACGGCCTGCTGCGCCTGCACGAAGGCGAGCAGGTGATGGCCATGTTCGCCGAGAACATGGGCGTCAAGGTGATCCGCGCCAATGCCGAAGAACAGTTCCTCGGCAACCTCGCCGGCGTCAGTGATCCGGAGCAGAAGCGCAAGATCATCGGTCGCACCTTTATCGATGTGTTCGATGCCGAGGCGTCCAAGCTGGAGAACATCAAGTTTCTCGCCCAGGGTACCATCTACCCCGACGTGATCGAGTCGGCCGGCGCCAAGAGCGGCAAGGCCCATGTGATCAAGTCGCACCACAACGTCGGCGGCCTGCCGGAGGATATGAACCTCAAGCTGGTCGAGCCGTTGCGCGAGCTGTTCAAGGACGAGGTGCGCAAGCTCGGCCTGGAATTGGGCTTGCCCTACGACATGGTCTACCGCCACCCGTTCCCGGGCCCGGGCCTGGGCGTGCGCATCCTCGGCGAGGTGAAGAAGGAATACGCCGACCTGCTGCGTCGCGCCGACCACATCTTCATCGAAGAGCTGCACAAGGCCGACTGGTACCACAAGACCAGCCAGGCCTTCGTGGTGTTCCAGCCGGTGAAGTCGGTCGGCGTGGTCGGTGACGGCCGTCGCTACGCTTGGGTCGTGGCCCTGCGCGCGGTGGAAACCGTGGATTTCATGACTGCCCGCTGGGCGCATCTGCCCTACGAGCTGCTGGAAACCGTCAGTGGTCGGATCATCAACGAGATCGACGGCATCTCCCGCGTCACCTACGACGTGTCGAGCAAGCCGCCGGCCACCATCGAGTGGGAATGA
- a CDS encoding multicopper oxidase family protein has translation MAFTRRQILAGLAGLGVVGLGAGGARYWLGRPLHATTHDYELIAAPLDLELVPGHATPAWSYGGQAPGVELRSRQGDWLRVRFINKLDEPTTIHWHGIRLPLEMDGVPYVSQLPVLPGEYFDYQFRTEDAGSFWYHPHLSSAHQLGRGLVGPLVVEEREPSGFRHERSLCLKTWHVDELGAFTAFSVPREAAREGTRGRLSTINGQPLPTLELPAGQVVRLRLFNLDSTVTYRLNLPGAEARIYALDGHPVQPRPLGKDYWLGPGMRLELALRVPEAGRELPLRNGPLRLATIRSVASSEAPGGWPVALPANPVAEPDLASAETLSFRFEWAATLVDNVAQGASYQYWQINGQAWDINDKTCAERPIATLKRGGHYIFELRNMAQYQHPIHLHGMAFKVLDSDRKDIIPYFTDTYLLGKNETARIALVADNPGVWMFHCHVIDHMETGLMAAIAVV, from the coding sequence ATGGCGTTCACCCGCAGACAGATTCTTGCCGGCCTGGCCGGCCTCGGCGTGGTCGGTCTCGGTGCCGGAGGCGCCCGTTACTGGCTGGGGCGGCCGCTGCACGCCACGACTCACGACTACGAGCTGATCGCCGCGCCGCTCGATCTCGAACTGGTGCCCGGGCACGCCACCCCGGCCTGGAGCTACGGCGGCCAGGCGCCGGGCGTCGAATTGCGTTCGCGCCAGGGCGACTGGCTGCGCGTGCGCTTCATCAACAAGCTGGACGAGCCGACCACCATCCACTGGCATGGCATCCGTCTGCCGCTGGAGATGGACGGCGTGCCCTATGTCTCGCAGTTGCCGGTGCTGCCGGGCGAGTACTTCGACTATCAGTTCAGGACCGAGGATGCCGGCAGCTTCTGGTACCACCCGCACCTCTCCAGCGCCCACCAGCTCGGCCGCGGGCTGGTCGGTCCGCTGGTGGTCGAGGAGCGTGAGCCGAGCGGCTTCCGCCATGAGCGCTCGCTGTGCCTGAAGACCTGGCATGTCGATGAGCTGGGCGCCTTCACCGCTTTCAGTGTGCCGCGCGAGGCGGCGCGCGAGGGCACGCGTGGGCGGCTGTCGACGATCAACGGCCAGCCGCTGCCGACCCTCGAGCTGCCGGCCGGGCAGGTGGTGCGTCTGCGCCTGTTCAACCTCGACAGCACGGTGACCTACCGCCTCAACCTGCCGGGTGCCGAGGCGCGCATCTATGCCCTCGACGGCCACCCGGTGCAGCCGCGGCCGCTGGGTAAGGACTACTGGCTGGGGCCGGGGATGCGTCTCGAGCTGGCGCTCAGGGTGCCCGAGGCCGGCCGCGAGCTGCCGCTGCGCAACGGTCCGCTGCGTCTGGCGACGATCAGAAGCGTGGCCTCCAGCGAGGCGCCCGGCGGCTGGCCGGTGGCGCTGCCGGCCAATCCGGTGGCCGAGCCGGATCTGGCGAGCGCCGAAACCCTGAGTTTCCGCTTCGAGTGGGCGGCGACCCTGGTGGACAACGTCGCCCAGGGGGCTAGCTACCAGTACTGGCAGATCAACGGCCAGGCCTGGGACATCAACGACAAGACCTGCGCCGAGCGGCCGATCGCCACCCTCAAGCGGGGCGGCCACTACATCTTCGAGCTGCGCAACATGGCCCAGTACCAGCATCCGATCCACCTGCACGGCATGGCCTTCAAGGTGCTCGATTCGGATCGCAAGGACATCATTCCGTACTTCACCGACACCTACCTGCTGGGCAAGAACGAGACCGCGCGGATTGCTCTGGTGGCGGATAACCCGGGGGTGTGGATGTTCCACTGCCACGTCATCGACCATATGGAAACCGGCCTGATGGCCGCGATTGCGGTGGTGTAG